A DNA window from Sulfitobacter noctilucicola contains the following coding sequences:
- the dctP gene encoding TRAP transporter substrate-binding protein DctP, with the protein MKFKHITTAAALACLALGTAASAETLRLSHQWSNKDVRHQVAQIVADEVAAADVGLDIQIFGSKSLFKPREQYRPLSRGQLDMTVLPLSYAGGQQPAYNLTLMPGMVKNHDHAARLSASPFMAALEEKMAEDDVMVLVHGYLAGGFVGKDKCITAPADVEGLQTRAAGKAFEQMLAGAGASIASMASSEIYNAMQTGVLTAANTSSSSFVSYRIYEQVSCYTPAGDVALWFMYQPLLMNKAKFDGLTAEQQQALLDASAKAEAFYLEEAKKQDAASEQVFRDAGVEIAQMSAEDFEAWRALAQETSYKAFVEEVPDGQALLDMALAVE; encoded by the coding sequence ATGAAATTTAAACATATTACAACAGCCGCCGCATTGGCCTGTCTTGCACTTGGCACGGCAGCATCTGCCGAAACGTTGCGCCTGTCGCACCAGTGGTCCAACAAAGATGTGCGCCACCAGGTCGCGCAGATCGTGGCAGACGAAGTTGCGGCGGCGGATGTCGGGTTGGATATCCAGATTTTTGGCTCGAAATCGCTATTCAAACCGCGCGAGCAGTATCGCCCGCTGAGCCGTGGTCAGCTCGACATGACCGTCCTGCCGCTGAGCTACGCAGGCGGCCAGCAACCTGCCTATAACCTCACATTGATGCCCGGCATGGTGAAAAACCACGATCACGCCGCACGGCTCAGCGCTTCGCCGTTCATGGCTGCTCTCGAAGAGAAGATGGCCGAAGATGATGTGATGGTTCTGGTGCACGGGTATCTGGCTGGCGGTTTCGTCGGCAAGGACAAATGCATCACGGCACCTGCCGACGTTGAGGGTCTGCAAACCCGCGCTGCGGGCAAAGCCTTTGAACAAATGCTGGCCGGGGCAGGGGCGTCCATTGCGTCAATGGCGTCCTCCGAAATCTACAATGCCATGCAGACCGGTGTTCTGACCGCGGCAAATACCTCGTCGTCTTCGTTCGTCTCTTACCGGATTTATGAGCAGGTCAGCTGCTACACGCCCGCTGGCGATGTTGCGCTGTGGTTCATGTACCAGCCACTTCTGATGAACAAAGCCAAGTTTGACGGCCTGACTGCAGAGCAGCAGCAGGCACTGCTGGATGCATCTGCCAAAGCCGAAGCCTTCTATCTGGAAGAGGCAAAAAAGCAGGACGCCGCATCAGAGCAGGTGTTTCGTGATGCCGGCGTAGAAATCGCACAAATGTCCGCGGAGGATTTCGAAGCATGGCGCGCACTGGCGCAAGAGACGTCCTACAAGGCATTCGTTGAAGAAGTGCCAGATGGTCAGGCACTGCTGGACATGGCGCTTGCTGTCGAGTGA
- a CDS encoding GntR family transcriptional regulator gives MDIRRADKIAETLEHLVFSGVYQNGERLDELKLAEKFKVSRTPIREALQVLVSAGMAEQIPRRGVFVRQPGPVELMEMFEMMAELEAACGRLAATRITDSGLNDLVKANENCKSALADRAYDAYYAENEKFHQIIYRGSANSYLEKQTIQLQNKLKAYRKMQLRFRGRLDQSMAEHVEIVAALQDGDPARASLALHSHVGVQGEKFRQLIASLNS, from the coding sequence ATGGATATCCGACGCGCCGACAAGATTGCCGAAACGCTCGAACATCTCGTGTTTTCAGGGGTGTACCAGAATGGTGAGCGCTTGGACGAGCTTAAGCTCGCAGAGAAATTCAAGGTATCGCGAACACCTATCAGAGAAGCGTTGCAGGTATTGGTTTCTGCCGGCATGGCCGAGCAGATCCCCCGTCGCGGCGTTTTTGTGCGCCAGCCCGGCCCCGTTGAACTCATGGAGATGTTCGAGATGATGGCGGAGCTTGAGGCGGCCTGCGGCAGGCTTGCAGCCACGCGGATCACTGACAGCGGGCTGAACGATCTGGTCAAAGCCAACGAGAACTGCAAAAGCGCCCTCGCCGATCGGGCCTATGACGCATACTACGCAGAAAACGAGAAGTTCCATCAAATTATCTATCGTGGGTCGGCGAATAGCTATCTGGAAAAGCAGACCATACAGCTGCAGAACAAGTTGAAGGCATACCGGAAAATGCAGCTTCGGTTTCGCGGTCGTCTGGACCAGTCCATGGCTGAACATGTAGAGATTGTAGCCGCATTACAGGACGGCGATCCGGCCCGCGCATCACTGGCACTGCATAGCCACGTCGGTGTTCAGGGTGAAAAATTCAGGCAACTGATTGCGAGTCTCAACAGCTGA